The genome window TTAGGAACCAAGAGGTCATAGCGGCGAGAGTTACCCACCAAAGCGCAAGTAAAGGTTTGATTTGCACCGAGAACAACATCTACTGGTTGGGTAGTTTGGAAGTAACCAGGAGGCGTTACTTCTCGAATTTTGTAAGTGCCAGGGCGCAAATTGTTGAATGCAAAGGTACCAAACTGATTGGTAGTAGTAGTGGGTTCATTTGCTTGCAACTGACCGTCACCATTAGTATCGATAAAAATGGTGACACCAGGAATAGCTGGCTCGTTTCCATCTCGATAACCGTTCAGGTTGAAGTCCTCAAACTTGCACCCGGTAATGTTGCTGCTGGGTGTGTTGGCAAAGGTAACGTTGGCGTCCTGAAGATTGAGGGTAACATCGACGCGATCTGCTGTAGAAGGGGAGAAATTTGGCGGTACAACTTCGCGGACGACATAGTTGCCCGGTGTCAAGTTGGTAAAGGCGGCTCTTCCCTGGTCATTTGTCCTGAGTTGCTGTTCTCCAGTGTCGGGAGTCCCATTATTGTTGGTGTCTAGGAAGACAGTGACACCGCTAATTGGCGCTTCACCCTGATTTGGTTCGTAGCGACCGTTGGCATTCAAGTCATTGTATTTGAAGACATTGATGATTGGTAGAGTGTTGCCGACACCGGCATTACTGCCAATACCCTGAGTAGCTCCAACCGGAGAAAAGGTAAGTGATGGCGAGGGGTTGGGGGCTGGTAAAGTTGTAACTGGCGCTGCAAAAATCGGCCGCTCACCAGTGGTGGCGATCGATCTTTCACCCGGTTGTTGAACGCCGTCGCGGTTGGAGTCTACGAATTTAGGGTCGTTTGGTTTCAGCGTGTAGGTTGAGTCTGCTACTAGCAGCGGTTGCTCTCTGCTGATCGTACCCTGGAATCGCGCCTGCGGCCCTGGTGCCGAAACCAGAGCGGGGTTTCCAGTTGTTGATACTGGAGCATTGAGGTTTCCTGGGACACCGCCACCTACTTCTGCAGGCAGTACACTTGGAAAAATTTCCAACACTCTGTAATTGCCAGCTCGCAAATCCTTGAAAGTAACTACTCCGTTGGCATCTGTGATGGCTATCGGTTCCGAGCCTGCTCCATCCCAGCGACCGTTCCCGTTGACATCTAAAATAAACGGTACTCGGGCAATGGGGGGTTCCAAGACTCCATTAACAACATTTCGCGTGCCGCTGCGGTCTATGTCTCGAAATTTGTTAACTTCAATTTGATAGAGCGGAGTATCGCCAACTTGAGCGCAGGCAAAGGTTTGACCGGCTGCTACCGTCACGTCGAGTACGGGAACGTTGCCGGGGGGTGTGCTTTGGGGAAAATCTTGTGTTTCTAATGGTTCTGCGTTCGTAGCATTAACTTCTAGTCCGGTAACAGAATTAATTTGTCGTATGA of Oscillatoria nigro-viridis PCC 7112 contains these proteins:
- a CDS encoding SdrD B-like domain-containing protein, producing the protein MADNEDRIAQQLQPVVVGNAGPAILGIKFNDLNGDGIRQPNEPGLANIPILLESATNTNGVFNAGTGEVLTTTDANGAFSFINLVPGNYVLTETAIPAGFRATTPNPLAVTVGNRNANVFFGNTAVTGSRIVGCKYLDIDADGFRDGNEPGIKNVRIYIDSNGNGQRDAGEPSTLTDKNGAWSFNVAPGTYKIREERIIRQINSVTGLEVNATNAEPLETQDFPQSTPPGNVPVLDVTVAAGQTFACAQVGDTPLYQIEVNKFRDIDRSGTRNVVNGVLEPPIARVPFILDVNGNGRWDGAGSEPIAITDANGVVTFKDLRAGNYRVLEIFPSVLPAEVGGGVPGNLNAPVSTTGNPALVSAPGPQARFQGTISREQPLLVADSTYTLKPNDPKFVDSNRDGVQQPGERSIATTGERPIFAAPVTTLPAPNPSPSLTFSPVGATQGIGSNAGVGNTLPIINVFKYNDLNANGRYEPNQGEAPISGVTVFLDTNNNGTPDTGEQQLRTNDQGRAAFTNLTPGNYVVREVVPPNFSPSTADRVDVTLNLQDANVTFANTPSSNITGCKFEDFNLNGYRDGNEPAIPGVTIFIDTNGDGQLQANEPTTTTNQFGTFAFNNLRPGTYKIREVTPPGYFQTTQPVDVVLGANQTFTCALVGNSRRYDLLVPKFRDDNRNGIKDGNEPALADVPFTLDLNGNGRYDAATEPLVRTDAAGIARFNNLSPATYSVLEVFDTPGVPNNFPIRTGPNPVSFDVPGPNTVPTVVVPTPTATTDPVTGGTGVVTGSSIPNDPLNNPERSAAGLVKDNSVDVNSFLTPESAGVSSFVKGDDVQRQASSLVLSFLEAQKQAFEESASLWIDHTQKASPTGF